A window of Gambusia affinis linkage group LG03, SWU_Gaff_1.0, whole genome shotgun sequence genomic DNA:
GGTTTGCTGCGCTGAGTTGACATATCACAATGTTAGCAGCAGTGCAGGCGGTGAGATCAGAGACGTAAAGTTTTCTGCTTGGAGTTCGATGTTGTTCTGCCATCTGCAGTGAGCGAGATGAAGAAATCTTTAATGCAACACGGGCTGGACCAGGACAGGAAGCTGAGCACTTTGGTATTTCCTCAccaataaaaatgcatctaGACTTCCTCAATTTTGATACATCACTAAAACAAAAGGAGGTATATCAGCACCAGCCTCTTGTAAATCCCTGCAAGGCTTAAGGGAACAGATCGAATAAATGTCTGGTGATTTTTACAAACACTTTTCTCACGAAAATGCAATCAAAGCCCAAAACTTGTTGATACTGCCAGATTTGAAACGCTACAGAAGTAGCTCTTTTTCTATTAGATCATTGTGAAATCTAGCTTCTGGTCAGCTGTCATTAACAATGGAGTAGTTTGTGTCTCTTAAAGGGGGTTGGAGAATTGGTTATGAGAAGTCAGTGTCTTACCTCCAGCTGACGGCAGACACAGAGATCCCAGTTTGGAGAATCATAAGGAAGTTCTCATGAGCAAGTTAAGCTAAAAGTAAACAATATTCTGGATATTAACATACAACTTTGCCTCTGACAGTTATTTACattattgctgttttctgtACCAAGCATGGCGTATTAATATGCTCAGTTTGTTTGCCGAGCGtgttataatttgttttatgagCCAGTTGTATTCTGGCTCATAAAACTGTGCTCATACTCAAAATTGCTGAGTAAGTTTTAAGttaaacatattattttaactgtgAAAATGTGTACTTGATTTGATCCACTCACAGATATTTAATGAGTAAAGCCTCTCAAAGCAGTTcaacaaactaaataaagttCTACGTCCGACCCAGTGAATTTTTCTGGACTTAATTTATCTTTAACctgttaaatatatttcaaacgCGGGGTGCTCAAAATGTTCCAGGTTAGTGGAAAATGTTCCTGTTGTCAAAATTCAcgtgatttaaaatatttcttagtttCACTGCAAAAATCAACCCGGTCATTGGAGCAGATAAGGAACcttgctttaattaaaaaacaaaaacaaaagcaaaaaagaataaataatttcccCACAGCTTCTATAGTCCAGGAATGGCGATGGAGGGTAAGACTTAATGTTTCCTCTAAACCCGACAGCCTTTTGATTCTCGGGATCCTCTAAAGGTTTTCTTTACTCCAAACAGCAGAAGCCTCACGGTTGGGGTATAAATTTAATTCCCGTCTACAAAGATGAGCCATTTGTACCAGAGGGTTTTGGCCGTATAAGTGTCTCCAAAATTGGAGTTTCCCGTGGGACCGTGTCCCCCTGGAGCAATCGGTTAAATATTGCAATGATTGCTTATACAGACACTAACCCCACCCCCAGCGATTAGACTTCACTGTAAAAACCCGATCAGGCGTCCTGCCTGCTGGGTTTCGCTCGGCTCTGCGCTATCGGTGTCGCTACCAGCCTTTTAGCTCCCTGAGTTCATGCCTTACCTCATGCTGTGGCGTCACCCTGAAACAATCAGCCTGACCTCAGCGACGCATTGAAGCGCTCTGCCTTCCTGTCCCACTGACTCACACAGACTGTTTTCACAcagcctcttcctcctgctgaggATGCTCTACGTGAGGTTCTCCTCTGTGTTATTTTGTGCATCCCTGGCGGGACGGGGGGACGGTGGGGGTTGGGGGAGTCTGTGGGGGCttgtttttgcagcattaaCCTTTTGCACTTTAACATCTCAAGAATGTGATAGAAACAATCTCAGCTGCTCTCCCACACTGCACAACGGGCAAACTCAAAATAGACTCCTTCCTTTGAGGAATCCCGCAAAACGTTGTAGTTTATCTTTGTCTCTTAGATTGGTTTCCGGGAGAAGAGGTGCTTATgcagaaaaataagtaaataataaatcaagcaaaAGTTCACAAACAATGTGCCGTTTGTATATTATCCTTGTCTGTGTTTCATTATGCTTCAGACTGGATGATTTTGCAGTTTCTTTACATCGTCCTTCAGAAACTGTTATTCTGTTGACAATGGGGCTTTTACAATGAATCCAACCACTGGTGATTTTTGATATGAGCTCTATGGTTGGGGCAGCATTAAGGATGAGCTGTAAGCTTTCACATGAAAAATTAATTAGTCTAATTTTCAAATGTCCTTAATACCTAAAGATAAAATATTGAATACACTTCCGACGAGCAGAAACCTTTGATGAATCTCAATTCtgtgtaaaattattaatttgaaatttaaCCCGTCTAattagtttatattttgtgtagttttatatactttttaaacaaaaaatatttagcttagcaCCTACAGGGATCTACAAAGCAGATGCTAACTGTAGCAGGGTTAGCATCTAACAGTTAATTCAAATTGTGTGTCTCTTTTGAAAGGCTGGTACTTCTTCTCAGCTGTTGCATTGCCTGCTGTTGCATTGCCAGCTGTTGCATTGCCAGCTGTTGCATTGCTAGCTGTTGCATTGCTAGATGCGCCACACAGGCTGATGATTCCTGTAGAGTTTAAAGACTCTGCAGGAATATCTTGGCAGATTAAGGTTGAGCAGTGATGTGTGCTTGTGCCAGCGGTCTAACGCTATGGAAACTGTCTGACAGGctgacactgcaaaaacacaaagtcttacaaaGTATatttagtgcaaacatcttcgcacacttgaaataaaacaaaacaaatttacaagtagcttttcatcAAGACAAGTTACTTGTTATAATTGAACAATATCTggaactagtttttttttttcatcaatgttccagaaatattgacttaaaacaatctcttCTATGTctcgctgaaaagttactctTATGTCactttgtcttatttaattaaagtgtgtaaagatatttgcactagaaactcgacaaaaatacttggtaggagtttgtgtttttgtaatgaacatgtttcatACCTCCAGCTTTCTCTAAGTTTGATTTGCAGTCATATTGAATATTGAATCTTAGGAGGTAGTCAAAGACCGGCAACTTTTAGCAGTCAGAAATCTgacgatatatatatatatatatatatatatatatatatatatatatatatatatatatatatatatatttttttttttttttttcaactagGAATTTGGATCAAAGGTCTACTTCTGTCTCCACAGACTCTCCATCCAATCCTCCTTTTCGGCTCTCTAACCATTTGAGCTGTTTTACTCCATCCAATTTTTGCAGTGACGGTGCATTGTGAGAAGCCTTACTTGTGCCACTTACCTCAAAGACAGAAAGCCATCTTGCCTTTACCGTCACTGAGTcatgagaaaaacagagagaggatACCTTGTAGAAAAAGATGTGGAAGCCAAATTTAAGCAAACTTTTCGAACTTTCTTGTTGTCACAAGGCCTTGGACTTTTGCCACAGATAGACAACTTCTCATGACTGTTTTGATTTTATCCTTGAGGCCGACAAGGCTACAACCACACTGGAGACTGGAACTACAAGCGCCACTTCagccaaagttttgaaatcagtgAACATTTCTCTAATTGAAGTGACCAGCTCCTGGTTAGTGAGATGCATTTAGTAAGGTGTGCAGTTGTGAAACAATGCTCAGATGTTCTCATGGGGATCtttttttgattgatttaaaagttgaaGACGTTTGCATGTCTGCACCACGTGGTCTGCTGTGTGAACTGTGATCTATGAAAATGACAGATGGTCATTTGGCACTGTTTGGTgccaaaatcaatttttatctctttttttgcattttgaagctCTGCTTACAACATGGTTACAATCCAACTGCATAAAGGGCTAAATATCTTAAAAAGGTGTGTCACTAACTTTTAGCATTGCAACGTCTCCTACTATGAGATCTTGTTACGCTGCTGGTTGACATCATAGGACCACACAGTCGGATCTTTTGCTTAATGTTTGCGcgttctctttctgcaggtacAACAGCTTGGTGACAAGCCAGCGGGCCCGAGGCACCATCGCCTTTTGCTGGGCTCTGTCGATCATCATTGGTCTGACCCCCATGATGGGCTGGCACAAAGAGTTCAACAGTACCGagaccaacaacaacaacacctgCCAGCCGGGCCAGATGAAGTGCCTGTTTGAGGCGGTAGTGAACATGGAGTACATGGTTTACTTCAACTTCTTTGCTTGTGTATTCATCCCCCTCCTGCTGATGCTGGCCATCTACCTGTGCATCTTCATGGCAGCTCGCCACCAGCTCAAGCTGATTGAAGTGGAGGCCTTTCGCGGAGAAAAGTCTCGCTCCACTCTGCAGAAGGAGGTTCAGGCCGCCAAGTCTCTGGCCATCATTGTTGGGCTGTTTGCCGTCTGCTGGCTGCCTCTGCACATCATCAACTGCTTCACCCTGTTCTGCCCCGAGTGCCCGCGCCCTCCCGGTTGGATCATGTACGTGGCCATCATCCTTTCCCACGCCAACTCCGTCATCAACCCCTTCATCTACGCCTACCGCATCCGAGAGTTCAGGCAGACCTTCCGAAAGATCATCCGCCGCCACATCCTGGGCTGGCATCCGGTGTTGGACAGCAGCGGCAGCGAACGCCACTCCACATACAGCACCATCACGAACTCCATCAGAGTCAAAGCAAAGGGCCTCAAGTTGGACCTCTACGCCGAGCCCAGCAGGAGCAGCTACT
This region includes:
- the adora2aa gene encoding adenosine A2a receptor a; translation: MLSSESILYIVLELLIAVFSVLGNVLVCWAVCLNSNLQSITNFFVVSLAVADIAVGVLAIPFAIVISTGFCSNFYGCLFIACFVLVLTQNSIFSLLAIAIDRYVAIKIPLRYNSLVTSQRARGTIAFCWALSIIIGLTPMMGWHKEFNSTETNNNNTCQPGQMKCLFEAVVNMEYMVYFNFFACVFIPLLLMLAIYLCIFMAARHQLKLIEVEAFRGEKSRSTLQKEVQAAKSLAIIVGLFAVCWLPLHIINCFTLFCPECPRPPGWIMYVAIILSHANSVINPFIYAYRIREFRQTFRKIIRRHILGWHPVLDSSGSERHSTYSTITNSIRVKAKGLKLDLYAEPSRSSYCEDSSSHPASISPVVGGLVAVSHPPLSVIISNCPQAGTCAPQALRQTEIPQAHCLGFEEREHGDAGVESLEDKGKRNVGSTQVSPLFTNQSRKNCFCEPQRVS